TTCTAAAGAAGCATTAGAGCATGGTGTGTCGATGGTACATCAGGAGTTAAACCTGGTATTACAACGCACCGTAATGGATAACATGTGGCTGGGGCGTTACCCAACCAAAGGTTTCTTTGTCGATCAAGATAAAATGTACAAAGACACCAAAGCTATCTTCGATGAATTGGATATTGATATTGATCCACGCGATAAAGTTGCCACTTTATCGGTATCCCAAATGCAAATGATCGAGATTGCTAAAGCTTTTTCTTACAATGCAAAAATCGTTATTATGGATGAGCCAACTTCTTCATTAACAGAGAAAGAAGTTAATCATCTATTTACTATTATCCGCAAATTGAAAGAACGCGGCTGTGGAATTGTTTATATCTCTCACAAGATGGAAGAGATATTCCAGCTGTGTGATGAAATCACTATTTTGCGTGATGGTCAGTGGATTGCCACCCAGCCGCTGGAAGGGCTGACCATGGATCAAATAATCTCCATGATGGTTGGGCGCTCACTGAGTCAGCGTTTTCCTGATCGCCTCAACAAGCCGGGTGAAGTCATTCTGGAAGTGAAGAATTTGACCTCACTACGTCAGCCTTCAATCCGTGATATCTCCTTTGATCTGCATAAAGGTGAGATTCTGGGGATTGCTGGATTGGTCGGAGCTAAGCGCACCGATATTGTTGAAACATTATTTGGTATCCGCGAAAAAGTAGCTGGTACGATTAAATTGCATGGTAAGAGTATTAATAACCACAGCGCCAATGAAGCCATTAATCACGGTTTTGCATTAGTAACGGAAGAGCGCCGCTCAACCGGGATTTATGCTTATCTCGATGTAGGTTTTAATTCCCTGATTTCTAATATTCGTAACTATAAAAACAAATTTGGGCTGCTGGATAATACCCGCATGAAGAGCGATACCCAATGGGTTATCGATGCTATGCGAGTCAAAACGCCGGGTCATCGCACCAGTATTGGTTCTTTATCAGGTGGGAATCAGCAGAAAGTCATTATTGGCCGCTGGCTATTAACTCAACCAGAAATATTAATGTTGGATGAACCGACTCGAGGAATTGATGTCGGTGCTAAGTTTGAAATCTATCAGTTAATGACTGAACTAGCGAAGAAAGACAAAGGAATTATTATTATTTCCTCTGAAATGCCTGAGCTATTAGGGATCACTGACAGAATTTTGGTAATGAGTAATGGTCAAGTTGCGGGAATTGTTGAAACCAAACAAACCACGCAAAATGAAATATTACGTCTTGCATCCTTGCATCTCTAATCTAGTCGAAGGTTCTTATTATGAATGCGTTAAATAAGAAAAGCATGCTCACTTACCTTAAAGAGAGCGGGATTTACGTCGTATTATTCGTACTACTGGCAATAATTATTGTCAAGGACCCGACATTTTTAAGCCTGATGAACTTAAGTAATATTCTGACCCAATCTTCGGTGCGTATTATTATCGCGCTCGGTGTTGCGGGGCTGATTGTGACTCAAGGTACCGACCTGTCAGCGGGTCGTCAGGTGGGGTTAGCGGCGGTGGTTGCGGCAACGATGCTGCAAGCCATGGATAACGTTAATAAAGTTTTCCCAGATTTGCAGACTGTACCTATCCCAATCGTTATTTTAACCGTGTGTTTGATTGGCGCGATTATCGGTTTGGTCAACGGTATTATCATTGCTTATCTGAATGTGACACCATTTATTACCACATTGGGCACCATGATTATTGTTTACGGGATTAACTCCCTGTATTACGACTTCGTGGGTGCTTCACCGATTGCTGGTTTTGATCCTGCATTCTCAACCTTTGCACAAGGGTTCTTGCGGTTTGGTGATTTCAAACTCTCTTACATTACCTTCTATGCATTGATTGCTATCGGTTTTGTTTGGGTGCTGTGGAACAAAACGCGCTTTGGTAAAAATATTTTCGCCATCGGCGGTAACCCAGAGGCTGCTAAAGTTTCTGGTGTCAATGTGCCACTAAACTTAATCATGATTTATGCGCTGTCTGGTGTGTTCTACGCATTCGGCGGGATGTTAGAAGCCGGCCGTATCGGTAGTGCAACCAATAACCTGGGCTTTATGTATGAGTTAGATGCGATCGCCGCTTGCGTAGTGGGCGGGGTATCCTTCAGTGGTGGTGTTGGTACTGTTATCGGTGTTGTTACCGGGGTTATCATCTTTACCGTGATTAACTACGGGTTGACTTATATCGGTGTGAACCCCTACTGGCAGTACATTATTAAAGGTGCGATCATTATCTTTGCGGTAGCTCTGGATTCACTGAAATACGCCAAGAAAAAATAATCAGCCATTAGCAAGACAAGAAAGCCAGCCAGAGTCAAACTCGGCTGGCTTTTCTAACTGTCATATTCTTCGTCAAAATTGTCGAAAGACATCATCATATCCAGCACAGCTCAATGGGCCGGATTACGCAGATAAATAATCCAATAGGTCAGCCCTACTAATAATCCTCCACCAATAATATTACCGATCGTCACCGGAATAAGATTATCGATAATAAAATTGGACATGGTGAGGGAAGGGAATTGGTCTGGCCCTGAATTAATCGAATGCCAGAATTCAGGTGATGCAAAATCACGGATCACAATAGCTAATGGGATCAAAAACATATTGGCAATGCTGTGCTCAAATCCACTGGCAACAAACATACCAATAGGGAGTAGCATCACCACGATTTTGTCTGTCAAAGTATGGCCTGAATAACTCATCCATACCGCCAGGCAGACCATCAAGTTAGCCAGTATTCCCAAACACACCGCTTCTATAAAGGTATGGTGTAATTTATGGTCGGCTGTTTGCAGCACATTTAGTCCCCATAAATCATTCGCCGCAGTATGTTGACCGGCATACCAAATCAGAGCAACAAAAAACAATGCACCAATCAGATTACCGAAATAGACATTGATCCAATTAGTCATTAATTGTCGCCAACTGATCTTGCCACTGGCTTTGGCTACCACAATTAATACCGTGGAGGTGAACAAATCAGCACCACAGATAATCACCAGAATCAGGCCAAGGGAGAAACATAAACCGCCGACTAATTTTGCCAGCCCGTATGCTACACCTGCAGTACCGGTGGTTGCTGTTATGTAGAAGACAAAAGCAATGGAGATAAACACACCAGCGGTCATCGCTAAATAAAAAGTTGTTGCTGGATTTTTAGTGGCTTTATATATACCAACTTGCTCTGCAAGCTTTGCCATATCAACTGGAAGTCGCAGATCAAAGGGATTTTCAATACTCATTGATAACTCCTTGTTGCTTATTTTCTTGTTAAGAGAAGGGTAAGGAAGAATTAGATATTTATTTTAATAACAGGGATTTTATGCATTTTTCATACCATGAAGTTGACGGCATCTTTACAATGTGCTGGTGGGGTGAGGAACGAGATCAGGTATTTTATGCGAGGTTTTCAGTGAATATATAACCATTTCGCTATGCATTCATTTATACATCGATATGCTTATAGTAAATATCAAATAAAAAGTGTAGTAGTATATAACTATATGTTTTAATGCTCTTTTTTATGTAAATGAGACGTGATTTCAATAATAAGTCTTTACAGGTGAATATGCTAAAATAGTTTGTTAATCCAGATCAAGCTTATCGCGGGTTAATATATATTTGTTCATTTCAATACCTTAAAGTAGTTATCATCCATTTTTTGGGCTTAATTACTTTGGGTATATATGGATAGCGCAAAAAAACTACTCCGCCCCACATTGGCTCAAGTCTGGCAAGACACATTGTTCACGGTCTCGAAAAAGTTATTATTGCTGCGGGATATAACCGATTTAGTTAACGAACTCAGAAAACTCTCTTTTTCTGTCGTTCGTTTCCAGCGGGTCAATTTATTACTGCTTAACCCCCTGTATAACCAAATGACGCTCTATACCCACGATGATGTGTCTGACACTGTTGTGGCGTCGCAAAATGTTTTATTTGCCGAAGGCCCCGGTGGGCTGGCATGGCAGCAACAGACCCCTTTGCAAACTGACCATCTCCGTATGCAAAGGGAGTTTTCTGCTGTGGGTGATTTAGCACCGTATCAGGAATTACATGCTGGCTGCCATTTCCCTTTGGGCCATGATAACCATTGGTCAGGCTGTGTTGAGTTTATTAAAACCGATAATAGCCAGTTTGATGAGCAAGCTATTACCTTTCTGGGCTTATTGGCAGACGTAGTGGCCATCGCGGTCGACAATATTACTGAGATAAACTGGGCATTCTCCGAGCGCGAACGGTTGCGCTTTGAACGGGATCATTTCCGTATATTAGTGGATGTCACCAATACGGTTATTTCTAAACTGGAGTTGGATGTTTTAGCGGCGGAGGTCTCAAAAGAGATACACCGCTTTTTCAATATTGATTACATCAGTTTGGCAATATGCGGTACGCACAATGACAAAAATAAACTGAATGTTTTTTCTACTCGCTATCAGTCTGGTCAAGCGGTACAGCATCAACAAGCCTGGGTAGATATGACGGGCACATTAGCTGGGCAGGTTTTACACAGCCGGGAATTATTGCTCGTCAATCTGGCTGATATTGCTCTTTTGGCTCCGGATGATAAACAACTGGCAAGTATGCTGGATGCTGGCTTACAAGCAGTTTGCCTATTGCCACTATTTTTCGGTCATAAGATGCTGGGCGTATTGAAACTGGCACAATGTCAGAGTGATATTTTCACTGACAGTAACCTTAAACTGCTACGACAAATAGCTGCGCGAATTGCTATTGCAGTCGATAATGCCTTGGCTTACAACGAAATTACCCGCTTGAAAGATTCATTGGTCAACGAAAATCTCTATTTGACTGACCAGATTATTCATAATGAAGAGTTTGGTGAGATAGTGGGTCACAGCGCCGCTATTCAAGCGGTGCTGGAACAGGTTGAAATGGTGGCATCCAGTGACTGTACAGTATTGATTCTGGGGGAAACTGGCACCGGTAAAGAGTTAATTGCCCGTGCCATCCATAATTTAAGTACCCGTAAGAATAAACGTATGGTGAAAATGAACTGTGCGGCCATTCCCTCCGGTTTGATGGAGAGTGATCTGTTTGGTCATGAGAAGGGGGCTTATACTGGTGCCGCCTCACAGCGTATTGGTCGTTTTGAAATGGCGGATGGCGGTACGTTATTTCTCGATGAAGTTGGGGATATCCCTCTTGAATTGCAACCTAAGCTCCTGCGGGTTCTACAAGAGCGAGAAATAGAGCGGCTGGGGGGCAGTAAAATTATCCCAGTTGATGTTAGGTTGATTGCCGCGACTAACCGAGATTTAAAACTGATGATGGTAAATCGGGAATATCGCAGTGATCTCTATTATCGGCTTAATGTTTTTCCAATTGTGATCCCACCGTTGCGTGAACGTCCTGAAGATATCCCTTTGTTAGTGAAATTTTTCACTCAGAAAATAGCCAAACGCATGAACCGCACTATTGATACCATTCCGGGTGATACATTGCGTTTACTCAGCCGCCTACCTTGGCCGGGTAATATTCGCGAACTGGAAAATGTTATTGAGCGGGCGGTGATCCTCAGCCGTGGCACCACGCTAAATTTACAGTTACAAGAATTGGAATATCATTTATCGCCATTAGAAGTGGCGAAACCTGTATTGGAGCGAGTGGTTCACAAACCATTATTACCTGAGAGTGAAGAGCCAGAGTTTTCAGAATCTGAACGTGCGCGAATTATTCGGGTATTACGAGAAACCAATGGTGTAGTCGCCGGACCGAAAGGAGCCGCAATTAAGTTAGGGTTGAAACGCACTACTCTGTTATCCCGCATGCAGCGGTTAGGAATATCAGTAAAAAGTATCGAAGACGAAGATGGAATAGAGTAACTCATATAATCTTTTTCTTTGTTCTGATTTATATTCTATTTGCGTAAGCAGCAGAGTTGAACCAAGGGGAAACACGCCGTTGGGGTCGTCAGCGGCGTAAGCCGCCGAAGTGCCCCTAGGCGTGGTCAACCATTGGCCCACTGCACTTTATTCGATTCGCAGAACAGTAGCTGTCAATCGAGTAAGTACATGACGGTGGCGAGCACTGCGTAAACCCAGAATGGCAAAGCGCAGTAGCCGTTAACAGATCAAATCACTTCGGCTTCCCTACGTAACCGCGCCTTCAACTGGCTATACTCTTGCTGCACGTAATTTTCCGCCCAAGTTTGATCGGCAATGGCCTCCAATTTCACCGCACAATACTTATATTCTGGCGTCTTGGAAATAGGGTCCAGATGGTCCAGTGTCAGCTCATTACACGCGCCGATCCACCACTGATAAGTCATATATACCGCGCCGACATTGATGCGTTCACTGACTGACACCCGAGTAATAACCTTACCGCGCCGCGAGGCAACCCACACCAATTGTTGGTCCTGCAAGCGCATTTTATCTGCATCCTGCGGGCTGATTTGCACGTAACCCGGTTCATCGGCAAGTGTTTGTAATGCTGAACAGTTGCCGGTCATGGAGCGGCAGGAATAGTGGCCGACTTCACGCACGGTACACAGCACCAGCGGGTATTCTTCATCCACCTGTTCCATTGGCGCACGCCATTCGCTGGCAAACAACAACCCTTTGCCGCCGGGGCGGTCAAACTTATTACCCGCATATAACCACGGTGTGCCGGGGCTGTCTTCAGTAGTACAAGGCCAGGGAACATAGCCCAAACCGGCCATTTTTTCGTAAGTTGCGCCGTAATACAGCGGACATAGCTCGCGTAGTTCGTCCCAAATCTCTTTAGTATTGTTGTATTTCATCGGATAGCCGAGGGCTGTCGCCATTAGGCTGATAATTTCCCAATCCGGTTTGACGTCACCTTGGGGTTCTACTGCTTTCTCAAACCGTTGGAAACCCCGGTCGGCGGCAGAATAAACGCCTTCATGTTCGCCCCACGACGTTGCTGGGAAAATAACGTCGGCTTCGGCAGCGGTTTTGGTCATAAAGATGTCTTGTACAATCAGCAATTCCAATTCGCTGAATGCTTCGCGCATCATCGAAAGGTCCGGTTCGGTTTGCAACGGATCCTCGCCCATCACGTAGTTGGCTTTGATTTTGCCTTCTTTGACCTTGTGCGGAACGTCGGTCAGCGAGTAACCAATTTTGCCAGAGAGAGAAGGAACCCCCCAGGCTTTGGCAAACTTCTCCAGTGTCGCGGGGTCAGTCACGGCTTGATAACCGGGGTACATATTGGGCAATGCGCCCATGTCGCAGGCACCTTGCACATTATTTTGCCCACGCACCGGGCCAACACCAACATTTGGCCGGCCTAAATTGCCCGTCAGTAATGCCAATCCAGATAATCCCTTAACCACATCCACGCCCTGGCCCCACTGGGTAACACCCATGCCCCACAAAATGGTGGCAGAAGGTGCGGCAGCATAGATGCGCATCGCTTCACGAATGGTGTGTGCTGGCAGGCCGGTGATACTTTCGACATACTCCGGCGTGTATTTGGCAACAATTGCGCGATACTCGTCAAAACCTTCGGTATAACGCGAAACATAGTCTTTATCGTAGAGTTCTTCAGTAATAAGCACGTTGGCGAATGCATTCACCAGCGCCATATTGGAGCCATTTTTCAATGGTAGCCACAGATCGGCAATACGCGCAGTTTCGATATGGCGTGGATCGCAAACAATAACTTTAGCGCCTTTCTCTTTGGCTTTGAGAATGCGGCGGGCCACGATTGGGTGTGAATCAGCCGCGTTATAGCCAAACACCAAAATACACTTGGTATCTTCAATTTCGCAGATGGAATTACTCATCGCGCCGTTGCCCACAGTCACCTGCAAACCCGCGACTGACGGGCCGTGACACACGCGAGCACAGCAGTCAATGTTGTTACTGCCAGTGACTGCGCGGGCAAATTTTTGCATCACATAGTTGGTTTCATTGCCCGGCCCACGGGACGAACCGGTATGCATAATGGCTTCCGGGCCATATTTCTCTTTGATTGCCCGCAATTTACTGCTGGCGAACTCAATAGCTTCGTCCCAGGAAACCGCTTCCAGCTTGCCACCTTTTTGACGACGGATCATCGGCTGTTTTAAGCGTGGCGTCAGCAGCTTGGTATCATTGAGAAAATCCCAGCCATAATAGCCTTTCAGACAAAGCTCACCCTGATTGGTGACGCCATTTGCCCCTTCAGCGCCAACAACTTTGCCGTTTTCGACCAGTAAATTGATTTTGCAGCCGGAGCCGCAGTAAGGACATACCGTTAATGCTTTATACATTTTTAATCCCCTTGGCCTTTTAGGCTGACTAAAAGTTCATCTCGTTGGCTTCGTCCAGTGCGGCGCGCAGCTGTTTCTTGCGTAGCATGGCTTGCATGGTGTCACGACCAATCAGGTGCAGTGCCTGAGTGGGGCAAACCGAGATGCAGGCAGGCCCAGCGGCACGCCCTTCACATAAATCACACTTTTGCGCTTCAGCTTTCAGGCAAAAGCCCTGCGAGAGGCCGTTGAACATCACTTCAACCTGTTTGGTCACCACGTTCATGGCACCGTAGGGGCAGGCAACGACGCAGGTTTTGCAGCCAATGCATTTTTCCTGCAACACCTGAATGCTGTCTGCCGCCCGCACAATCGCGCCGTTCGGGCAAACATTGGCACAAGGCGCATCCTCACAGTGGCGGCACAGAATGGTGGTACTGACATTCATTCCTTTGACCACTTTCAACCGCGGGGCGAAATTGGCTTTAGTCAGGGTGTCCAGTTTGCCGCCATTGTGTGCCAGCACGCAGGCAACCTCACAGGTACGGCAGCCAATACACTTTTTTGGATCGGCGATGATGAACCGGTTCATTGTTTTCTCTCCTCCCCCTTCATCTTTCAAGTTGCAGGTGTGTTGGCTGCACTCGCTTGCCGCCTTCCTACACCTTGAAATCTATTGGGATAAATTGATAGATCTGGCAGATTCACGTTTAGAACAGCTAATCTGGCTCATTGCCCTACATACTGCATGGTTTATGCCAACTTGAAATGGTGGCGTAAAAGTGGATGAATATGATTGTTTTATAAAGGATTAGTGGATATTGATGCGGGAGGGAGTATTAACAGGAAACTGTCGGCAGGCATGACGTCGGCAAAATTGACGACGGCATGCCGTCATTTAGCTATAAATGTGCGAAACCGCCATCACCTTGCCAGTGTGGCAGTTGTTGATACACCGTTTCTACCGCCTGTTTTACTGGCTCGGTCATCGGAAAGTAGAACGCCACCAGGGTAGGTTGGATGCCGACGAAGATAACTTCGCTGATATCTTCCTTTAACTGATCAATCAGAAAATTGAGCGGTAAATTATGCGTGCTCATGATGAACATTTCGGCAATTCGCTCAGG
The sequence above is drawn from the Yersinia enterocolitica subsp. enterocolitica genome and encodes:
- the mglA gene encoding galactose/methyl galactoside ABC transporter ATP-binding protein MglA, with the translated sequence MADINTAQPREWLLEMSNINKSFPGVKALDNVNLKVRPNSIHALMGENGAGKSTLLKCLFGIYKKDSGSIIFQGQEIEFKSSKEALEHGVSMVHQELNLVLQRTVMDNMWLGRYPTKGFFVDQDKMYKDTKAIFDELDIDIDPRDKVATLSVSQMQMIEIAKAFSYNAKIVIMDEPTSSLTEKEVNHLFTIIRKLKERGCGIVYISHKMEEIFQLCDEITILRDGQWIATQPLEGLTMDQIISMMVGRSLSQRFPDRLNKPGEVILEVKNLTSLRQPSIRDISFDLHKGEILGIAGLVGAKRTDIVETLFGIREKVAGTIKLHGKSINNHSANEAINHGFALVTEERRSTGIYAYLDVGFNSLISNIRNYKNKFGLLDNTRMKSDTQWVIDAMRVKTPGHRTSIGSLSGGNQQKVIIGRWLLTQPEILMLDEPTRGIDVGAKFEIYQLMTELAKKDKGIIIISSEMPELLGITDRILVMSNGQVAGIVETKQTTQNEILRLASLHL
- the mglC gene encoding galactose/methyl galactoside ABC transporter permease MglC; translation: MNALNKKSMLTYLKESGIYVVLFVLLAIIIVKDPTFLSLMNLSNILTQSSVRIIIALGVAGLIVTQGTDLSAGRQVGLAAVVAATMLQAMDNVNKVFPDLQTVPIPIVILTVCLIGAIIGLVNGIIIAYLNVTPFITTLGTMIIVYGINSLYYDFVGASPIAGFDPAFSTFAQGFLRFGDFKLSYITFYALIAIGFVWVLWNKTRFGKNIFAIGGNPEAAKVSGVNVPLNLIMIYALSGVFYAFGGMLEAGRIGSATNNLGFMYELDAIAACVVGGVSFSGGVGTVIGVVTGVIIFTVINYGLTYIGVNPYWQYIIKGAIIIFAVALDSLKYAKKK
- the focA gene encoding formate transporter FocA; its protein translation is MSIENPFDLRLPVDMAKLAEQVGIYKATKNPATTFYLAMTAGVFISIAFVFYITATTGTAGVAYGLAKLVGGLCFSLGLILVIICGADLFTSTVLIVVAKASGKISWRQLMTNWINVYFGNLIGALFFVALIWYAGQHTAANDLWGLNVLQTADHKLHHTFIEAVCLGILANLMVCLAVWMSYSGHTLTDKIVVMLLPIGMFVASGFEHSIANMFLIPLAIVIRDFASPEFWHSINSGPDQFPSLTMSNFIIDNLIPVTIGNIIGGGLLVGLTYWIIYLRNPAH
- the flhA gene encoding formate hydrogenlyase transcriptional activator FlhA, which encodes MDSAKKLLRPTLAQVWQDTLFTVSKKLLLLRDITDLVNELRKLSFSVVRFQRVNLLLLNPLYNQMTLYTHDDVSDTVVASQNVLFAEGPGGLAWQQQTPLQTDHLRMQREFSAVGDLAPYQELHAGCHFPLGHDNHWSGCVEFIKTDNSQFDEQAITFLGLLADVVAIAVDNITEINWAFSERERLRFERDHFRILVDVTNTVISKLELDVLAAEVSKEIHRFFNIDYISLAICGTHNDKNKLNVFSTRYQSGQAVQHQQAWVDMTGTLAGQVLHSRELLLVNLADIALLAPDDKQLASMLDAGLQAVCLLPLFFGHKMLGVLKLAQCQSDIFTDSNLKLLRQIAARIAIAVDNALAYNEITRLKDSLVNENLYLTDQIIHNEEFGEIVGHSAAIQAVLEQVEMVASSDCTVLILGETGTGKELIARAIHNLSTRKNKRMVKMNCAAIPSGLMESDLFGHEKGAYTGAASQRIGRFEMADGGTLFLDEVGDIPLELQPKLLRVLQEREIERLGGSKIIPVDVRLIAATNRDLKLMMVNREYRSDLYYRLNVFPIVIPPLRERPEDIPLLVKFFTQKIAKRMNRTIDTIPGDTLRLLSRLPWPGNIRELENVIERAVILSRGTTLNLQLQELEYHLSPLEVAKPVLERVVHKPLLPESEEPEFSESERARIIRVLRETNGVVAGPKGAAIKLGLKRTTLLSRMQRLGISVKSIEDEDGIE
- the fdhF gene encoding formate dehydrogenase subunit alpha, yielding MYKALTVCPYCGSGCKINLLVENGKVVGAEGANGVTNQGELCLKGYYGWDFLNDTKLLTPRLKQPMIRRQKGGKLEAVSWDEAIEFASSKLRAIKEKYGPEAIMHTGSSRGPGNETNYVMQKFARAVTGSNNIDCCARVCHGPSVAGLQVTVGNGAMSNSICEIEDTKCILVFGYNAADSHPIVARRILKAKEKGAKVIVCDPRHIETARIADLWLPLKNGSNMALVNAFANVLITEELYDKDYVSRYTEGFDEYRAIVAKYTPEYVESITGLPAHTIREAMRIYAAAPSATILWGMGVTQWGQGVDVVKGLSGLALLTGNLGRPNVGVGPVRGQNNVQGACDMGALPNMYPGYQAVTDPATLEKFAKAWGVPSLSGKIGYSLTDVPHKVKEGKIKANYVMGEDPLQTEPDLSMMREAFSELELLIVQDIFMTKTAAEADVIFPATSWGEHEGVYSAADRGFQRFEKAVEPQGDVKPDWEIISLMATALGYPMKYNNTKEIWDELRELCPLYYGATYEKMAGLGYVPWPCTTEDSPGTPWLYAGNKFDRPGGKGLLFASEWRAPMEQVDEEYPLVLCTVREVGHYSCRSMTGNCSALQTLADEPGYVQISPQDADKMRLQDQQLVWVASRRGKVITRVSVSERINVGAVYMTYQWWIGACNELTLDHLDPISKTPEYKYCAVKLEAIADQTWAENYVQQEYSQLKARLRREAEVI
- a CDS encoding 4Fe-4S dicluster domain-containing protein; amino-acid sequence: MNRFIIADPKKCIGCRTCEVACVLAHNGGKLDTLTKANFAPRLKVVKGMNVSTTILCRHCEDAPCANVCPNGAIVRAADSIQVLQEKCIGCKTCVVACPYGAMNVVTKQVEVMFNGLSQGFCLKAEAQKCDLCEGRAAGPACISVCPTQALHLIGRDTMQAMLRKKQLRAALDEANEMNF